In the Drosophila willistoni isolate 14030-0811.24 chromosome 3R, UCI_dwil_1.1, whole genome shotgun sequence genome, AATTGTAATTGTTATCAATATGAAcgattttctcttttttatagGACGCTAGAACATGAGAATCTGGTCAAAtttgttggcctggtattcaccagtaaacatttgtttttggttACGGAATATATGAGCAAAGGATCACTGGTTGATTACTTGCGTTCGCGAGGACGGCAGCATATAACCAAAAAGGATCAAATCAATTTTGCCTTGTAAGTTATTGAAGAAGAAATGAATACAGAGAATGTTTTTAACTCGAAATATTCctcatttattttcatttagcgACACTGCCTCGGGCATGGAGTATTTGGAAGCGAAAAAGGTGGTACATCGAGATCTGGCAGCCCGTAATGTTCTGATATCCGAAGACTGTGTGGCCAAGGTATCTGATTTTGGTTTGGCACGCGAAGAATGCTATAATCTTGATGTGGGCAAATTGCCAATTAAATGGACAGCGCCTGAGGCGCTAAAGAATGGCGTAAGTTTGAAATAAACGTAAATAGTATGATATGTAACTAATAATTGACtatattattgttgttattgcagCGTTTCTCAAACAAATCAGACATGTGGAGCTTTGGCATATTGTTATGGGAAATCTACTCTTTTGGTCGTGTACCATATCCCAGAATTGTAAGCTTTAAGACCTTATTATGCGGCATGATCtaatttttcttaattttacaGCCATTAGCTGATGTAGTGAAACACGTTGAAGTTGGCTATAAAATGGAAGCACCTGAAGGCTGTCCGCCAGAGATCTATGAAATGATGCGTCAGGCATGGGATCTAAATCCAATAAAGCGACCGACATTTGCGGAACTTAAAGTAAAGCTGCAGTTATTAAATCAAGCAACCGCGTGATGAGATGAGCAAGGCAAGCACATGCAGATGCTTgatttatatacttataccgacgacacacacacaaccagaCTATGACATTAACACTAACACCAACACTGAACGCAACAATTTTTTCGTACCAATTAattgaaacagaaaaaaaaagaaaaaacatttatttaagtataagttttttgtttgtttgtaagaGATGAAATGAAACCCAACACAATCAAGCAATGTTAGTGAAGTTGCTCCAGCTCCCCCAATCAACCAGAAAATGATGATAACGAAAGCAACTCTTTAGTGTTATTTACCTATTATTCTTAACTACTATACCTActataataattaatataaatacatatatatatatataaattgatataaattatattatcGTACATTACATTATGTGTTAACCTGTagatttattatattatagtaGCGAGTTGTTCATATTTCAGGCCCAAAAGAGAACATAACTAAAATTGTCCCCAATTGTACACATTTCTctctttttatatttatatatgtaggtatatatttatatgtatatcccCTAAATCATTTTATGTTATAGAATACGCATACATATGAGaagaaagcaacaacaaaatttgtttataaaaaatatttctccTAAGTTTTAATTGAGAGTTggtgttttcatttttttataatattttttctgtTAAACATTTCTGTTTGTAGCACAAAGCGgcaaaaaaaccacaaaaacttGTCCAACAAGTTATGTTTGATGGTAGAAAGGGGAGTAGAAAggagaaaaattgaaaatttgtttaacacaataattagttaaatttagttacatttatttctattgtataatcaaaaaacaaaaaaacgaatcagagaaaattcaaaaaaattaaagcgGCATTGTCTGCGTGTCCTTAACAACtgagaaaaattcaaaaagcaaaaaaaaaaaaaaaacacttgtgAAAATATGCATTACATTAATacataaaatatacaattaattcaacataataacaaacaaacaaaaaatgaacttatataaaaaaaattagcaTCTAAAGTgagtaaataataaatatattatattaaatatataaattattacgCGCAAAAGCTTTTGCttatgtttaaaattttattgaggAATCTCTTccgatttttaaatttgtaatttattttattgtcttgtccaaaaatttatacaaattaattttaaattaagtttCTACGTTTTTCAACCAATTACACAGAAAACTTTGTATATttatgcaacaaattttgctttaaatttatattttattttattctatgtaaacacacacacaaaccaacacacacacatacacgtcCAAATGacatataattaattaattttaaagttattatttttttaaaacacaatattgtcaaaaacaaaaatatacatacaaatttaAGGCACGACACAGAAACCACTTAACATGGAGATGACTATAAAAACAAGGATTGCAGGCAGCAGCAGAGtgtaaaactttttaataaaagtaaaatataCAACTTAATAAAGACATTAGTGTTTTAATTAGCAAGGCATTGATTAGTATGTGTATTTGCTACTTAATAATCAATATCAGTTTTAGTTTAAACAAGTTTTCAATCAGTTTCAGTtctaatttgttgttttgtgttatTTTCTATCTAGTAGCTATAATATTTCACAAtcaattgttttattaaaaagtcTTAGCCGCTGTACATAAGTTAAACTGAAGCACTTGTTGATGGAATCTTTTGTGGTGATATCGTAACTGATTCACAGTGAGTCAAGAATTTTCGATTGACttataaattgttttcttttcttttcctaATTGTTGTGCTCAACTCAAGTACTTATTTACAATTACATAGTTGTTGAAGCTTTTGTTAAATCTGAAGAGCCTTTTGATTGTCTTTAACAACACAATGTCATAAAGTGCAGCAACGAAAAAAATCTGCTTACCTTGAATCGAATTATGGACAAATTCACAagaaactttaacaaaaatcaagcaaattcaattcaaatttaGGAAAAACAACTGCAAAACTTTATTTCCTTGTTGCCATCTAAAATGTATTACGAATCAAATAGAATTATTGAGTAAGACTAAAATATTCCAGTACAGACAGATTATTTTAACCACATACCTTAGTGTAGTACTCAAGTGTTCTACACAATCGGAAAAACAAGCAGTTATATGGCGAAACTCTTCAAAAACATATCAAAACTTGTTGAAAATAGACTGCACCAGGagctgactgactgacggaCTGAGCAATGTTTATGGAATCACAAGCTTATCAAGTATGTGGTCTTTATCAGGTTATAAGTAGGTAGTTTAGTTCGATATAGTCGTTATTGGATTGGCAATGGTCAAGAGATCTATTTGTGTTTTTGGAAATGCCGGTTTCACTTCGCTTATCGCTGGGTATATAAAGCGAAGACCCATTCCCCTATATCATCATTAGTAATTAAATACTCAACGTAAAAATATCTAAATGAAGGCTACTATTACTTTAGCACTCCTTGTGCTGGCGACGACTTGCTACTGGGAGGTCGTCCAAACTTGTTCAAGCATCGAACAGCGCTATAAATTCACAAATAGTGACATCTATGTGAGATTAAGACGTGGTGCTAAGCTGCAATATGAACTGATGAAGGGCACTTCGAGTCTACAGACTGTGACATTGGATAATTTTGTGACCAGCAGCGATTTGGAATTGACCTCAACGGGCAGTTATAAGTTATCGGATGGCACAAGTAGCATTGAATTTACTCTGGTACAGTCGGGAGTGGTAAGTGGAACTGGCAGCGATATAACACACATTAAAGTGGCTCGCAATGATGTGGCGGCAGGATCACAGCCTCGCGATTGCTTTACGTTGGATCAATCGGAAATTCATTGGTTTAGCGGACCAGAGCAGAAGGCGCATTATTGGCCAGTGGAAAGGCAACAGCATAGCAATTATTCGTATTTGCCCAAGGAGTTGGATAACTTTGGTGTTGGCGAAAGATATTGGCTAAACAGTAATGGAGTCTTTATCTTTGTAGAGTCCAATACGCCTCTCTTTATTGATCAGAATACGGGTGACTATAAGAATAAACTCTGTTTGAGTGCCACTGCCGCTTTGCCCTATGATTCTCGAGTGACTAGCTCCAAGTTTGTTTATCATATTGGTTTGGGCAAAAATGCGAAAGCTGCTCATAAATATGCTGTGAAAACGTTTCTGGGACAACCAACGGGTTATCCTGATGAGCGTATTGTTCAGTATCCCATTTGGTCTACCTGGGCTCTGTATAGTAGGGATATTGATGACGCGGTTGTTCGTGAATTTGCGCAAAATATCGTTGACAATGGATTCGAAAACAGTCAACTGGAGATCGATGATGACTGGGAAATCTGCTACGGAGCCTTAACATTCCGTGAGAGTAAATTTCCAAACATTACAAAGTTGGTTGAAGATGTCAAAGAAATGGGTTTCCGTGTAACTCTCTGGATTCATCCGTTTATCAACAAAGATTGCGTTGACATCTATCAGGAGGCGTTAGAATTGGGCTATTTGGTTCTAGATCATGCGGGCGATCCTTCCACTCAATGGTGGAATAGCGAAACTGCTGCAGCTACTGCTATAGACTTTACCAAACCAGAGGCACAGGAATGGTTCACAAAACGTCTTGTACGTTTGCAGAAGGAACATGGTATTGATAGCTTCAAGTTTGATGCAGGTGAAACCAGTTGGTTACCTCCAGACCCGGTTCTGCAGGCCAGTGAAAGTGATATAATATCGCCATTGCAAGCGGTCGGAGACTATGTTCGTACAGTTGCCTCCTTTGGAGCGATGGTGGAGGTACGCTCGGGACAAGGCACACAAGACTTGCCCATTTTCGTTCGCATTGTGGACAAGGATTCAGAATGGGGCTGGAACAATGGTCTGGTCACGCTGATCACTTCGCTACTGCAAATGAATCTCAACGGTTATCCATTCGTCTTGCCCGATATGATTGGCGGCAATGGCTACGATGATAGCCCACCCAATAAGGAACTGTTCCTACGATGGCTCCAGGCCAATGTATTTATGCCTGCCCTCCAATTCTCCTTTGTACCCTGGACATTCGATGACGAAGCTATAGAGATCACCAAGAACTTTACGGCCTTGCATGCCGAGTATGCACCGTATATTATAAAACAGTTTAAGCGTGCCGTGGAAACGGGAGAGCCAGTTAATGCTCCACTTTGGTGGGTCGCTCCAGAGGACAAAGTCGCACAAGGCATTTATGATGGTAGGTCTATATAGACTTTGTGGTATGTgaaatagttttaaatttctttctttgcATTTTTGCAGAATTCCTTTTGGGTGACGATATTATAGCTGCTCCAGTAATAATCGAAGGAGCCACAAAACGTGACATCTATCTACCCGAAGGACAATGGACCGATGGCAATAATGCTGATACAGTTTATACGGGGCCCATTTGGATAATGGACTATTCAGCGCCATTGAATACTTTGCCCTATTTCATTCGTGTGGGTTTTGAAATGGATTAGTGTGAGAATCCATTCCAAAAAGCCAtaccaaatatatatttatataaacataGTTTCGAAATCTAAACACACAAAACgattaaaacgaaaaaaaagaacaactaACTAATAATAGGAAAATATCACAGTCAATTtggtaaaatatatatatatgattagAATTATTACTTTAACGTTGGGAACTTTCAGTTAACATTGTTTCTCTACTTGCTAAAGATGCGAACTCATCGGACTCGGTGCTAATCTGGAAGCTTGGTATAGGACGTGAATGACGAAATTGTCCATATTCCCTTTCGAATTCGACAGCATCTTTGGTTAATATTGACTTTAGATTGATCATGCtaaaacaagaaaattgaatttagaTTAAAATTCGAGAAAATCCAATTCAGAACTATCCTACATACCCTAGAGATTCTGAATTATTTTGTCCTTGATTGTAGTCCAGATTTTTCTCAAACATGGACAGTTTAAGGGCGTGCATTTTTTTGGCACTTCGCCGCCATTGCCGCTTAAAACGATCTTTCTCCTTGGCCAAATCTATAATGCGTTTATTCTGTTTGGCCAATTCGTTTAGGACCTGCTTCATATCTTGGCCAACTTCAACGACATTCCTCCTTTGACTTAATTGTTGAATTTCGTGTTCCATGCGGGAGACATGTTCTTCAAGCTGTGCCTTCTCAGCACGAAGACGCGTATTCTCCTCGGTTATTTCCTGATTACGTTTGCGAAAGAAATCAACTTGCTCTTCCATTTCCTGTTTAAGTGTAACCACATGCTTCTCGAGTTCCATGAATTTACTCTCATAGTTTGGATCACTTTGGGATTGAGGTTCGCCTTGAAGTTCTTCCAATTGCAATTGATCAATCttaaattgcaattgtttttcGAATAGAGCCATTTGTTGCTTTTTCCAAATGTCTATGTCAACAGTGTCGGAACTATCACAAACTACCAAACCAGAAGATTTCttcttaataattttcttTGGCTGATCACCTCTGAATGATTCTTGATCTGTGCGAGAGTTTTTCCTgcttaatttctttttattaggACTATCCGTTAGACTCTCTGAGATCTCTATGCTATTATTTTGATCTTCGATTTCTATTTCTGATTTTCTTACAATTTTCTTTCGCACAATTCGTTTTGTTGCTTTGTTTTCAAACAATTCCGTTTCGTCCACCTCAGCAGAAGTTGATAGGAAATTGGTCAAAGTGCTTTGGGAACCAATTACTTTTAGAATATTATGTTCTTCAGAGCTTTCATGGGAGCAAGACCGATTTTGATCCTGTTCTTCGTCCAATATGGCTTGCCTACTTTTGGTTCTTTTTACTCTGTCGGAAGCTAAAGAATCCTCCGTATTACATTCATTGCCATTTGTTGGTCTCACTTTAGTTCGTTTAATGCGTTTCTTTTCAATCAATTCAttggttttatatatttgttctatataattttcattttcctttaTGATCTTCTCTTGATGTCTGTTGACTTCCACCCAGCGAGCACTTAAAGCCATTTCCGATTGCGGAGCCCTAGGCATACGTCTCATTTCTTTGGCTGTTTGAGGAACTTTGCAGTGATCTTCATTGGCTAAAGGTTGTGGTTTTAGTTTACGTTTGCTTTCCTTTGAGCCAACACTAAGGTGCACAGATTCATCGAGATTCGGATCACTAGTATCTATAGGTAAATGACTTTGTTCCTCatcttttttactttttaattcACTAATCACTTCTCTTTTGAAAAAGTCCATACTACTTTCCGTTCTTTTTCCATATTCGTCTTCTCGACCATGTCTCCGTGTACATCTTGAGGGAATATAGGCAAATGAATTTTCCGATTCAGCTGTTGGTTCTTCTTCATCTCTCTCGGTTATTTTATTGGATTTTTGGCACATGGTTTCCTGACGTTTTCGCATTCTTTCTTTTCTAGCTAAAATCGATTCCATTTGAGGTAATTCTTGCAGATCTGCGGCATTAATCTCTTCCAGTTTCCTTGCATTCCTTAACACTTCACTCTGACTTGTCATAAGATTAGGTTTTGGCTTTAGCTTAACCTTTTTTATTTGCTCATGCATATCCACTTCATTTTCGAGTTCATTAAATGTTTCGAAGTTTTCAGTTATCGGTTGAATATTCTTCAATTTATTCGACTTTCCTCTCATTTGGAAATCATCTTGAAGCGATTCTTTAGGGGCATTTCGTCTAAGTAACTCAGAATTGATTTTCTGAACCTTATTGGATTCTTTGGacatttctttttcgtttttgagATCTGCCTTTGCGGAATGTAATTGACATTTATCAGATTTTACTTTCTTGACTGGATTAATTGTTTTACTTTTCTGTTCTTTAATCATTTCCTTATTCAACTCCGATTTATCTTCTGACATGGTCGTTTTTTGTCGTTCCAGTTTTGCATTAGATTCTCCAGATTTTAATGCCGTCTTTTCTTTCCGGGACTCACCGGAATCCTTATTGAAATCCTTGTTGTTGTAAAGAGCCATAACATCTTCCTCAGAAGCGCTTGTTATGAGTTCACTATATTCCTCACCGACTGGCATCAGTGGCTGTCGTACCACCATCGAAGAGAACTTCTTTACCAGACAAAGATCCTCTTCGCTTTCCTGGCTATCCGCTTTAACTTTAAGTCGAGTGAACTTTTTACGCCTTCCCTGGATTGGTCGGAAATCCTTTGGTGGTTCTTCACCATTGTTATTGGCATCTAAGGGCAAGTATACATCATCATTTTCATCATTTTCGGAAGCAGATAGTTCAGCTCCCACATTTAGACTGGCAGCGGATGAATCATCTTGATGCTGCCACGATTTTGTTTCGGGTTTCTGATCTTGATGTTCCTGTGGCAATTCTCTTATCACACTACTGGCCGATGAAATGGATGGCTGCAGATCATCCTCATACTGTCCCTGTTGGCTCTGACGCGAACAAATCGACTTGATATCCACACTAAAAGTGTACTCTATTAATGGTTTCAATTCGCGGGCACTGTCCGCCCGACCAAGACGATTAAAGGTGAAGGAACCATTGTGGACATACTTCCTGTTGGTGTCGAAATAACTATCCACTGGCATAAGTTTACCAAAATCCATGCGGTAATTGGCCACAGCTGTCCCATTGATATACATATTGATGGGCAAATAGAAAATGCGTTGGAAATAAAGGCGCATACTGCGCAACGATGACTTGAATCTCAATCCCAAAACATCGTTAAGGACATATGAGTccttttcatttaatttcagCTCAATGTTGGTCACATTGCCTACAAAATCAAAGACCAACAGAATAGTGCCAACATTTTTGCCATGATTCAATGATTTAACCAATTTGCAGatgttttttaattgtttcaattGCAGGACCACCTCAATAATGTCACAATCAATTAAGGGATCATTGCCCACTTGAAGCAGACCCAATTGTACCAAGGATTGTACGTACACATTGGCCTATAAAGAGAAGttcataaattatttaagGTCGGAGATGGTTTCATTTTGAATACTTGCTTGTGAGTGCAGCATATTAGCCGTAATCGAATGACCTGGCGATTGCAATGGAGAACTGGCCGGACTCTTGGTCtagaattataaattaaatgaaaactttcTTACGATGAATATTATTTCCAACTGCCACTTACATCAAACTGCATAAGATGTTCGAAATCTTTGGTATGCAACAAGGATTTCTTAACAATGGCCAACATTAGAAGCACTTCCGGTTTATGGGAACGAAATTCATTTGAAATGCATATCAGTTTATGCCAAAACATTTTCAACAGCAATGCCGTTTGATTGCCCATAGAACTGATCACGGGCAATCCCCTCACCGGTAGCACCAGTGTGCCAATGGTTTTTCGTTCCGGTTGACTGCCACAGGAGTAGAAGGTAACCTTAACTGGTCTATGGTCCGTTTTAATGCGTTTAATGCCCGCCATATCGCATTCCCAAATGCAATTGCTATTGAAGACAATAGTTTCCGATGTGGCCGAGGGTTGTCCCTCAATCTCAAAGTCCACCGTATTGAGTGCAGCATTCATAACAATTTGTTCGTTTTCGACATCGCGTCCACAGAAATTGATGGCTTTTTTGAAAGAGATAGAATTGTGATGAAatgatatacatatttcatttACGAAATGGCTTACCCTCGACAACGTGAAGAACCACACAATAAATCTGATCTTCATCCTTATCCTTATAGACGTCGCCGCGTCTActgccaccgccgccgccgccgacGCTGTTCTCACTTGCAGCCAAGGAACGTGAGCCTGAGACCGAGGATGGCGGCTTATAACGTTTGACCATCGCCAATGAAACACCAATTTATGCTAATTGGTAACATTCAACACAAAGCAGGAACTCAAATTTGAATCGCTGCTTTTTCAAAACGTAATTAGAAccttaatttatatattagaTTTGTGttaagttttgattttgttttgtatgcTGCTTCGGTTGATTAGAAAGGCGACACTAGGCCAACATGAAATTCAGTCAGAAAGTAGGCTTTGTGTTGCTTGGTTACCCTTGGCAACGacccaaacaacaaaaaatatcgataacaTTCACCAAAGCAATGTTTCAAAAGATGTAAGCTTTGTAATTTACGAAatatacttaaatattttatgccGTCCTTGGCAAATTAGTTCTTTGAGTGGCCGAGTCATCAAGGCAACTGAATAATAGACAAGACCTCCCACATCTTAAAATATTAgtctatatttatttatttttgggcTCTTGGCcgtttaattgaaaaattccatttgtagGTATTTATATACCAATTCTTTACAAAACATTTCATTCGCCTGAAAATTGCTGAAGAACTGTGCGCCTTATGGGCGCCTCTCCGGGCAGGCCACCCGGAGCGCCTGGTTCATGATGCCCCTGCTGTTGACGATGATTCTTAAGGGCAGTACCCTGAATGAATCTTTCACCACAAATGCCACACTGATAGGGCCGCTCGCCGGTGTGCCGACGTATATGTAGTGTCAAATCGTTGGATTGCGTGAAACTCTTCTCGCAATAGGTGCACTTGTAGGGTCGTTCCCCATTGTGGATGCGCATATGCTGCTGCAATTTATAGGATCTGGCGAAACCTTTCTGGCACACTGTACACACATGTGGACGCTCGCCCGTGTGTGTTCGCCGATGACACTGCAGATCCGAGGAACGTGGAAAAGCCATTTCACAGAAATCGCATTTGAAGGGTTTTTCTCCAGTGTGTCGTCGCATGTGAATGATAAGATTGGACGAGGAACTCACTGCCTTGCCACAGAAGGCACAGAGAAATAGTTTCGGTTGCTTGGCGGCAGAAGCCAAAGTTGATGAAGATGCTGCCGCAGTAGATTTCTTTGACGTAGTAGATGACTGACCAGCCCCTGATGTGGTGCTGGGTCCACTTGGATTGTGAAACTTTTTCATATGCGCCGTGAGACGATCTTTGCGATTGTATTTCCTGGGGCAAAGAGCACATTGGAAGatttgttgcatttgtttgGAATTTGATGATGAATTAATAACTGAATCCGTTGCTGGCTCCACAATTTGTTGCTCCTGGGCTTGTTCTTCCTCTTCGGTTTTCTGATGTTGCAGATCCATGTGGATTAACATATTCGATTCCCACATGAATTTAAAGCCACATTTACTGCACTTGAAGGTTTTCTCCTGATTCTCGCATTGATTGCGCTTATGATGCTCGATGATGTCAGAAGATACGCTCTTGAAAATGCACTGATCGCAGCCATCGGGGATACGTTCTAACCTATGCATGGCCTGTTGATGTTGATAGAGTTCGTATTTCCTTGCACAACGCAGGTGGCACATGCTGCAAGTATAGATTTCATTACTGCCTCCAGATTTGATTTCCTCGTCATCTGTCTCCGAGTCGTCCAAATTCAGTTCATAGCCCAAATGATTGGTAATCGAGTAATTTTGCATTGAACTAAGTTCATGATGCGACTCATTGGGAGAGGACTTCAAGTGATGCCGCAGCCCAGAGATTGAGTTAAAGTTTATGTTACACACTTTACATTGAATGATTTTCTGACCATGCGGATGATTATATGAATTAAGAAGAGATTCGGCATAAGGCAATTGATCGGCACTGATGCCATGTCGTTCAATATGCTGTAGAAGATTGGCCTGACGGTAGAAACGACGGGCACACCAACGACAACGATAAATACTTGTATCCGAGTGCATTAGCATGTGACGAGTTAAATCCTTTTGCATTTTAAAGGTTCGATGACATTCCTTGCAACGCAATTCTCCACCGTCTGGGCCCAACAAAGAATCATCTGCTTGATGGCATACATTGTTATGGAGCTTGAGATTCTCCCGCCAACGGAAGCGCCATGTACACTTTCGACATTGATGCCGTTTATGGTTATTTCGGCACTGCGACTTCAGATGATGTTCGAGAAGTTGCTCACTCACAAATCTCGCTTGACAATGCGAGCACACATTTGCGGCGGCCTCTGCACAAGGATGGTGATCCAATTGATGGGCATATAACTGATGCTTTCTCTTCACTTCCACTTGACAAATGGAGCAAGTATAGCGATTAATTTTTTGCCTATCTGTTTTCGCATCCTCTTCATCGGTGTCCGAGTCCGTTTCGCTGCTATCCAAACTGAGTTCAAAGCCCGATTCATTCGTAACGGATATGAATCTCTCTAGTTCCACACCCTTACCAATATCATTCATAATACGGGATATTAGATTATCTCGGGACAGGGCCACACTCAATTCGGGATATAATGATTTGGAAACGCCAACAATATCCTTCTCCCTCTCGGGCGGCAAGCTGATAACAAACTGATGAGACATTAGATGACATCGCAGATCGGCTATTTTTGAGTGCTGCGAATGGCAGATCATGCATTGAATTCGCTTGCAGCCATGTGGCCGACTTAGTTCGCTTAAAATCTGGCTTGCTTGTGGTTTCTCATCGTGCTCATCGTTATCAATTTTCTCCAGCTGTTGCATCTCTTCGCTGTGCACTCGCATGTGGGACTTAAGGCCATCTTTGCGATGAAATTTACGTTCACAGTGTGTGCATTCATACTGAGATGCTGTCCTGGGCTGATGCATGCGCTTGTGGCGATTAAGGTCCTTTGGCCAAATAAACACCTGAGAAAGATGAAGATctgttttttaagttt is a window encoding:
- the LOC6650595 gene encoding myogenesis-regulating glycosidase: MKATITLALLVLATTCYWEVVQTCSSIEQRYKFTNSDIYVRLRRGAKLQYELMKGTSSLQTVTLDNFVTSSDLELTSTGSYKLSDGTSSIEFTLVQSGVVSGTGSDITHIKVARNDVAAGSQPRDCFTLDQSEIHWFSGPEQKAHYWPVERQQHSNYSYLPKELDNFGVGERYWLNSNGVFIFVESNTPLFIDQNTGDYKNKLCLSATAALPYDSRVTSSKFVYHIGLGKNAKAAHKYAVKTFLGQPTGYPDERIVQYPIWSTWALYSRDIDDAVVREFAQNIVDNGFENSQLEIDDDWEICYGALTFRESKFPNITKLVEDVKEMGFRVTLWIHPFINKDCVDIYQEALELGYLVLDHAGDPSTQWWNSETAAATAIDFTKPEAQEWFTKRLVRLQKEHGIDSFKFDAGETSWLPPDPVLQASESDIISPLQAVGDYVRTVASFGAMVEVRSGQGTQDLPIFVRIVDKDSEWGWNNGLVTLITSLLQMNLNGYPFVLPDMIGGNGYDDSPPNKELFLRWLQANVFMPALQFSFVPWTFDDEAIEITKNFTALHAEYAPYIIKQFKRAVETGEPVNAPLWWVAPEDKVAQGIYDEFLLGDDIIAAPVIIEGATKRDIYLPEGQWTDGNNADTVYTGPIWIMDYSAPLNTLPYFIRVGFEMD
- the LOC6650596 gene encoding trichohyalin, whose product is MVKRYKPPSSVSGSRSLAASENSVGGGGGGSRRGDVYKDKDEDQIYCVVLHVVEAINFCGRDVENEQIVMNAALNTVDFEIEGQPSATSETIVFNSNCIWECDMAGIKRIKTDHRPVKVTFYSCGSQPERKTIGTLVLPVRGLPVISSMGNQTALLLKMFWHKLICISNEFRSHKPEVLLMLAIVKKSLLHTKDFEHLMQFDTKSPASSPLQSPGHSITANMLHSQANVYVQSLVQLGLLQVGNDPLIDCDIIEVVLQLKQLKNICKLVKSLNHGKNVGTILLVFDFVGNVTNIELKLNEKDSYVLNDVLGLRFKSSLRSMRLYFQRIFYLPINMYINGTAVANYRMDFGKLMPVDSYFDTNRKYVHNGSFTFNRLGRADSARELKPLIEYTFSVDIKSICSRQSQQGQYEDDLQPSISSASSVIRELPQEHQDQKPETKSWQHQDDSSAASLNVGAELSASENDENDDVYLPLDANNNGEEPPKDFRPIQGRRKKFTRLKVKADSQESEEDLCLVKKFSSMVVRQPLMPVGEEYSELITSASEEDVMALYNNKDFNKDSGESRKEKTALKSGESNAKLERQKTTMSEDKSELNKEMIKEQKSKTINPVKKVKSDKCQLHSAKADLKNEKEMSKESNKVQKINSELLRRNAPKESLQDDFQMRGKSNKLKNIQPITENFETFNELENEVDMHEQIKKVKLKPKPNLMTSQSEVLRNARKLEEINAADLQELPQMESILARKERMRKRQETMCQKSNKITERDEEEPTAESENSFAYIPSRCTRRHGREDEYGKRTESSMDFFKREVISELKSKKDEEQSHLPIDTSDPNLDESVHLSVGSKESKRKLKPQPLANEDHCKVPQTAKEMRRMPRAPQSEMALSARWVEVNRHQEKIIKENENYIEQIYKTNELIEKKRIKRTKVRPTNGNECNTEDSLASDRVKRTKSRQAILDEEQDQNRSCSHESSEEHNILKVIGSQSTLTNFLSTSAEVDETELFENKATKRIVRKKIVRKSEIEIEDQNNSIEISESLTDSPNKKKLSRKNSRTDQESFRGDQPKKIIKKKSSGLVVCDSSDTVDIDIWKKQQMALFEKQLQFKIDQLQLEELQGEPQSQSDPNYESKFMELEKHVVTLKQEMEEQVDFFRKRNQEITEENTRLRAEKAQLEEHVSRMEHEIQQLSQRRNVVEVGQDMKQVLNELAKQNKRIIDLAKEKDRFKRQWRRSAKKMHALKLSMFEKNLDYNQGQNNSESLGMINLKSILTKDAVEFEREYGQFRHSRPIPSFQISTESDEFASLASRETMLTESSQR